From Echinicola soli, a single genomic window includes:
- a CDS encoding MBL fold metallo-hydrolase, producing the protein MSLKAQFGASLRKQDLEKFKKSPAWKDKKFHNLSPTFMGFSLGNLPEVLKDNFSKRKAKMPEKLLPIKKFDEAKFGKEDLKPKFIWYGHSVLLLQLAGKNILIDPMFGDDASPIAPIKTKRFSSGALDIIDTLPPIDAIIITHDHYDHLDLISIKKLIPRVKNWFVALGISRHLVKWGLDENLITELDWWDQVQLEGVDITYTPSRHFSGRGAFDRAQSLWGGFIFKTANHTIFHSGDGGYDTHFKSIGEQFGPFDLMFVECGQYYKHWAQIHMFPEQSVQAGIDAKASILVPIHWGGFGLAPHDWKEPIERFTKAAKEKDQPIFTPELGEIWTLEDELKVNPWWEKYG; encoded by the coding sequence ATGTCATTAAAAGCACAATTCGGGGCATCATTACGCAAACAAGACTTGGAAAAATTCAAAAAATCCCCTGCTTGGAAAGATAAAAAATTCCATAACCTCTCTCCCACCTTTATGGGATTCAGTCTAGGAAATCTTCCTGAAGTACTAAAGGACAACTTCTCAAAAAGAAAAGCCAAGATGCCCGAGAAGCTTTTACCCATAAAGAAATTTGATGAAGCGAAGTTCGGAAAGGAAGACTTGAAACCAAAATTCATTTGGTATGGTCATTCCGTTCTGTTACTCCAACTGGCAGGAAAGAATATATTAATAGATCCCATGTTTGGTGATGATGCTTCACCCATTGCCCCGATAAAGACGAAGCGTTTCAGTAGCGGCGCCCTTGATATTATCGATACATTACCACCAATCGATGCTATAATAATCACCCATGACCACTACGACCACTTAGATCTTATAAGTATCAAAAAGCTCATTCCACGAGTAAAAAACTGGTTTGTGGCCTTGGGTATTTCCAGACACTTAGTAAAGTGGGGATTAGATGAAAACCTGATTACAGAGCTGGACTGGTGGGATCAAGTTCAGCTAGAGGGCGTGGACATAACCTACACACCAAGTAGACACTTTTCTGGCAGAGGGGCATTTGACCGTGCCCAATCGCTTTGGGGAGGATTTATTTTCAAAACGGCCAATCATACCATTTTTCACAGTGGTGATGGTGGCTACGATACCCACTTTAAATCCATTGGAGAGCAATTTGGGCCTTTTGACCTGATGTTTGTGGAGTGTGGTCAATATTACAAACATTGGGCGCAGATCCACATGTTTCCAGAACAAAGTGTGCAGGCAGGAATAGATGCCAAAGCCAGTATCCTCGTACCTATACATTGGGGTGGATTTGGGCTTGCCCCACATGATTGGAAGGAGCCTATTGAACGCTTTACAAAAGCTGCCAAAGAAAAGGATCAGCCAATCTTTACCCCGGAATTAGGAGAAATTTGGACATTAGAGGATGAGCTGAAAGTCAATCCGTGGTGGGAAAAGTATGGTTAA
- a CDS encoding ABC transporter ATP-binding protein gives MIDLKLRKSLTSDGTAMVLDIQLNIAQGQFITLFGSSGSGKTSTLRMISGLMTPDEGHLLVKDKSWFDASKSIHVSPGKRKLGYLFQDYALFPNMTVKENIAFALADSKDTVFLTELLESMDLVQLQDFSPAQLSGGQQQRVALARALAVKPEILLLDEPLSALDHSMREKLQEYILSIHRKYSLTTILVSHDVSEIIKLSDLLIELDNGKIRRKCTPREFFGAGLTSAKFQFQGEIIAIHDEDVVHIIHVKIGSELVKVVCDIDETKNLTIGDKVMVGSKAFNPLIKKI, from the coding sequence ATGATCGATCTAAAGCTACGAAAATCACTAACGTCTGATGGCACGGCAATGGTACTGGACATCCAGTTAAATATTGCTCAAGGGCAGTTTATCACACTATTTGGCTCTTCTGGATCAGGGAAAACGTCTACTTTAAGAATGATCAGCGGCCTCATGACGCCAGATGAAGGACATTTACTCGTAAAGGATAAGTCCTGGTTTGATGCTTCCAAGTCAATCCATGTCTCGCCGGGGAAGCGGAAATTAGGTTATTTGTTTCAGGATTATGCGCTTTTTCCAAATATGACCGTTAAGGAAAATATAGCCTTTGCCCTTGCTGATTCCAAAGACACGGTCTTTTTGACGGAACTACTGGAGAGCATGGACCTTGTGCAGCTACAGGATTTTAGTCCAGCACAATTATCTGGAGGACAACAGCAGCGCGTGGCATTGGCCAGGGCACTGGCAGTAAAGCCTGAAATCCTATTACTGGATGAGCCCTTATCTGCCCTGGATCATTCCATGAGGGAAAAGCTCCAAGAGTATATCCTATCCATTCACCGAAAATATTCCCTTACGACTATTTTGGTGAGTCATGATGTCAGCGAGATCATTAAATTATCAGATCTCCTCATCGAACTGGACAATGGTAAAATACGCCGTAAATGTACGCCCAGAGAATTTTTTGGTGCGGGACTTACCAGTGCCAAATTCCAGTTTCAGGGAGAAATCATTGCCATTCACGATGAGGACGTCGTCCACATCATCCACGTTAAAATTGGAAGCGAACTGGTAAAGGTCGTATGCGATATAGATGAGACCAAAAACTTAACTATAGGTGATAAAGTAATGGTTGGCTCCAAGGCATTCAATCCCCTGATAAAAAAAATATAG
- the modB gene encoding molybdate ABC transporter permease subunit codes for MNWFPIILTLKLALITTLVLFVVALPLAYWLSETRIKIKPVVEALVSMPLVLPPTVLGFYLLVAFSPQNSFGNWLESVLGIKLVFTFSGLVVASCIYSLPFMVQPLQSGLSSLSPSLKEAAILLGKSRWTILRKVLLPNVKPAVLSACVLTFAHTMGEFGVVLMIGGNIPEKTKVASIAVYDEVESLNYAAANHYSIILVLLSFVTLLCVYLYNGSYFKQFAR; via the coding sequence ATGAATTGGTTTCCCATCATACTGACCTTAAAATTAGCCTTGATCACCACTTTGGTGCTTTTCGTAGTGGCATTGCCCTTGGCGTACTGGCTATCGGAAACACGCATAAAGATTAAGCCTGTAGTAGAAGCGTTGGTAAGTATGCCCTTGGTATTGCCGCCCACGGTCTTGGGGTTTTATTTGTTAGTGGCCTTTAGTCCACAAAATTCCTTTGGAAACTGGCTGGAAAGTGTTTTAGGGATAAAGCTTGTCTTTACCTTTTCAGGGCTAGTGGTGGCTTCTTGTATTTATAGTCTGCCATTTATGGTCCAGCCACTTCAATCCGGCCTGTCAAGCCTCTCTCCCAGTCTAAAAGAAGCGGCCATCCTACTAGGAAAAAGTAGATGGACCATCCTTAGAAAAGTACTGCTGCCCAATGTAAAACCCGCTGTTCTGTCAGCTTGTGTCCTCACTTTCGCCCATACCATGGGGGAATTTGGAGTAGTCTTAATGATTGGAGGAAATATTCCTGAAAAGACAAAAGTAGCCTCTATTGCCGTTTACGACGAGGTGGAAAGCCTGAACTATGCCGCTGCAAATCATTATTCCATCATTTTAGTATTGTTGTCTTTTGTCACACTCCTCTGTGTGTATCTGTACAATGGCAGCTATTTCAAACAATTCGCCCGATGA
- a CDS encoding TOBE domain-containing protein has protein sequence MNRLTGHIKDITSSEQMSIVTILLKGQIEMQSLIIDTSSSAPYLKEGTQIQVLFKETEVIIGTSGHAGMSIENNIPGEILEIKRGKLLSRLSISTSCGNLVALISTQSATSLELTLNMPIQAMVKSNEVILSPT, from the coding sequence ATGAATAGACTCACAGGACATATCAAGGACATCACCAGTAGTGAGCAAATGTCTATCGTCACGATACTGTTAAAGGGACAGATTGAAATGCAATCATTGATCATCGACACTTCTTCTTCAGCACCTTATCTCAAAGAAGGCACACAGATTCAAGTACTTTTTAAAGAAACGGAAGTCATTATAGGGACTTCAGGGCATGCAGGTATGAGCATCGAAAATAATATTCCTGGAGAAATCCTGGAAATCAAAAGGGGGAAATTGCTGAGCAGGCTATCTATTAGTACATCATGTGGCAATCTTGTGGCCCTCATCAGCACCCAATCCGCAACATCACTTGAATTGACACTTAACATGCCTATCCAAGCCATGGTAAAATCCAATGAAGTTATCCTATCGCCAACATGA
- the modA gene encoding molybdate ABC transporter substrate-binding protein, with translation MRDVRIVIFLISVLTGCQDKANPKVTIATAANMQFAMEALIEAFEAKSGVECQMVVGSSGKLTAQIKEGAPFDIFVAANIKYPKAVYEAGLAHSAPKGYALGALVLWTLDENLIPSLDMLSDPAIKHIAVANPKTAPYGLAAMETLKTNDLYEALKDKLIFGESISQTNQYILSKAANIGFTSLSVVKSPGMIEKGKWTLLDENHYAPIEQGVVLIDRKESEKPGSILFYEYLFTEEARQILKEFGYQMPS, from the coding sequence ATGAGAGACGTCCGTATAGTTATATTTCTGATTTCAGTATTGACCGGCTGTCAGGATAAGGCAAATCCCAAAGTCACCATTGCCACGGCGGCCAATATGCAGTTTGCCATGGAGGCTCTTATAGAGGCATTTGAGGCAAAATCAGGCGTGGAATGCCAAATGGTAGTGGGCAGTTCGGGAAAACTGACTGCCCAGATAAAAGAAGGAGCTCCTTTTGACATCTTTGTGGCGGCAAATATCAAATACCCTAAGGCTGTTTATGAAGCCGGATTGGCCCATTCAGCTCCTAAAGGATATGCCTTGGGAGCTTTGGTGCTGTGGACACTGGACGAAAACCTTATACCTAGTTTGGACATGCTATCAGACCCTGCCATTAAGCATATCGCGGTCGCTAACCCCAAAACAGCTCCATATGGTTTGGCCGCGATGGAGACACTGAAAACAAATGACCTGTACGAAGCCCTAAAAGATAAATTGATATTTGGTGAGAGTATTTCACAAACAAATCAGTATATTTTATCGAAAGCAGCAAATATTGGATTCACGTCACTTTCAGTGGTAAAATCCCCTGGTATGATCGAAAAAGGAAAATGGACTTTATTAGATGAAAACCACTACGCTCCCATCGAGCAGGGCGTTGTTCTTATCGACCGAAAAGAAAGTGAAAAGCCCGGATCAATACTATTTTACGAATATTTATTTACCGAGGAAGCCCGGCAAATTTTAAAAGAATTTGGCTATCAAATGCCCAGTTGA
- a CDS encoding PAS domain-containing hybrid sensor histidine kinase/response regulator, translating into MEFSKIPHFFSDASIKHWLEMAMLTAVCQVTSLGIKDDKEFKLVISSGIKEAHKVNYQAKVYEHIKKVKPNRDEDTDLIELGCMPDGKYLFPIIILGENNRFDVWLLLFFSEKVTITQNQKKSLLFIAKTIGSLLEKKTNPDHSMGSVYHRKNLQEIYHKTNEVARVGGWEMDCITNTIFWTDVTREIHEVDSEFIPTLENAFAFYEIGDSKFLIAQAISLAQEKNKPYDLELKLKTAKGNQIWVRTIGEPKFKNGECVRIFGTIQDITKAKEARENVINAKKLLEDVLDTSTGVAIISTDAKGIIRLFSKGAEKMLGYSADELVGKCTPEVFHDKVEIQKQAHKLKEKYGKEIEGKLVFVYEPNLRGSEAKEWTYIRKDKTRITVKLTLTPMKDEHGEINGYLGVATDITEEKKASKNLFIERARLKSFVKHVPASVAMLDNELRFVAYSDKWLEMYGLEGQDITGKSHYDIFTNISDEWKEIHKRGLNGEVICSEEDVWRPEGWSYDQYVRWEIRPWYYSKDEIGGILMLTEDITEAYLQRGDLEKSKLHAEQSNRAKSEFLANMSHEIRTPLNGIIGFSDLVLKTELNDRQEQYLSIVNQSANSLLNIINDILDFSKIEAGKLDLDIERNDLHELVEQASDIITYVIHQKGLEMLLNISPNIPRFAWIDSVRLKQVLVNLLGNASKFTDSGEVELKLTPLTEMDQNGKMDIRFSVRDTGIGIKPDKQDKIFEAFTQEDVSTTKKYGGTGLGLTISNRLLELMGSRLQLTSRPKRGSTFYFDLKVKCEDGLPSRQVYDLDLQRILIVDDNANNRMIIERMLALKGIRTDQAKNGFEAIQRLVDGERYDVILMDFQMPYLNGIDTAKKIRTNFVHQPIIFLHSSSEDKKISQASKDLNIPLRLIKPIKMQDMFDTLLKIQQNSPDTIKETKNKKAYESPLLNEKSTILIVEDNAINLLLGKTVIHNISPKTKVIEANNGKQALELMKEDLPDLILMDVQMPEMNGYDATKAIREIYLNQNILIFALTAGNLKGEKERCLEAGMDDYIAKPFVEEDLIRLLEKWHKPDISEKANGQANNSGDLIPFDIQKLQQVMGFKDLEDPIFQQLLVLSKRELLKTKEAMEALPAPINPELSQIAHKLYSSASSLCMEKLARLSSKLERTALSNKNPAFTTNLTAETLLEVTERLADLDLYLGE; encoded by the coding sequence ATGGAGTTTTCAAAAATCCCCCATTTTTTTTCTGATGCTTCCATCAAGCATTGGCTGGAGATGGCCATGCTTACAGCTGTTTGTCAAGTAACATCCTTAGGAATAAAGGATGATAAGGAATTTAAGCTAGTCATTTCAAGTGGTATAAAAGAAGCACATAAGGTAAACTATCAAGCCAAAGTATACGAGCATATAAAAAAGGTCAAACCTAACCGAGATGAAGACACTGATCTTATTGAGCTTGGATGCATGCCTGATGGTAAATATTTATTTCCCATTATTATTTTAGGAGAAAATAACAGATTTGATGTATGGTTACTTTTATTCTTTTCGGAAAAGGTAACGATCACACAAAATCAGAAAAAATCCCTTCTATTCATTGCAAAGACAATTGGTAGCTTGTTGGAAAAAAAAACAAACCCCGATCATTCAATGGGTTCTGTTTACCACCGAAAGAATTTACAGGAGATTTATCACAAGACCAATGAAGTGGCACGTGTCGGTGGATGGGAAATGGACTGTATTACCAACACCATATTTTGGACTGATGTCACTCGTGAAATCCATGAAGTAGATAGCGAGTTCATACCTACACTGGAAAATGCTTTTGCGTTCTATGAAATTGGAGATTCAAAGTTCCTGATAGCTCAAGCCATCTCGCTTGCACAGGAGAAGAATAAACCTTACGATCTGGAATTAAAGTTAAAAACGGCCAAAGGAAATCAAATCTGGGTAAGGACCATCGGCGAGCCCAAGTTCAAAAACGGGGAATGTGTCAGGATATTCGGTACGATACAAGACATCACCAAGGCCAAGGAAGCTCGGGAGAATGTGATCAATGCCAAAAAGTTATTGGAAGACGTACTGGATACTTCCACGGGTGTAGCGATTATTTCCACTGACGCTAAAGGGATCATTAGGCTATTTAGCAAGGGAGCCGAAAAAATGTTAGGCTATTCAGCTGATGAATTGGTAGGTAAATGTACTCCCGAGGTATTTCATGATAAAGTAGAAATCCAAAAACAAGCACATAAGCTAAAAGAAAAATACGGCAAGGAAATTGAAGGGAAATTGGTGTTTGTTTACGAGCCTAACCTCAGAGGGTCTGAAGCAAAAGAGTGGACATATATCCGAAAGGACAAAACCCGCATTACGGTAAAATTGACCTTGACGCCCATGAAGGACGAGCATGGAGAAATCAATGGTTATTTGGGGGTTGCCACAGATATTACTGAAGAAAAGAAAGCCTCTAAAAATTTGTTCATCGAACGGGCGCGCCTAAAATCCTTTGTCAAGCATGTTCCTGCCTCTGTCGCCATGCTTGACAATGAATTAAGGTTTGTCGCATACAGTGATAAGTGGTTAGAGATGTATGGGCTGGAAGGGCAAGATATAACAGGAAAATCCCACTATGATATTTTCACCAACATATCTGATGAATGGAAAGAGATCCATAAGCGTGGGCTAAACGGTGAAGTCATCTGCAGTGAAGAAGATGTCTGGCGACCAGAAGGATGGTCTTATGACCAATACGTACGATGGGAAATAAGGCCTTGGTATTATTCAAAGGATGAAATTGGGGGCATTTTAATGCTCACTGAAGACATCACCGAAGCATACTTACAGCGAGGTGATCTCGAGAAGTCAAAGCTTCACGCAGAACAATCAAACCGAGCGAAATCAGAATTCCTCGCCAATATGAGCCATGAAATCCGCACCCCTCTTAATGGCATCATTGGCTTTAGTGACTTGGTGCTAAAAACAGAGTTAAATGATAGACAAGAACAGTATCTTTCTATCGTAAATCAATCCGCTAATTCTCTTCTCAACATTATCAATGATATCTTGGACTTTTCCAAAATTGAAGCCGGTAAGCTTGATTTGGACATTGAGCGGAATGATCTACATGAACTGGTAGAACAGGCCAGTGATATCATCACCTACGTCATCCACCAGAAAGGCCTGGAAATGCTGCTCAATATCTCTCCAAACATCCCTAGGTTTGCTTGGATCGACAGTGTACGGCTGAAGCAGGTATTGGTCAATTTACTCGGTAACGCCTCCAAATTCACCGATAGTGGAGAGGTAGAGCTCAAACTCACCCCTCTTACAGAAATGGATCAAAACGGCAAAATGGACATTCGATTTTCAGTGCGCGACACAGGTATAGGAATCAAGCCTGATAAACAGGACAAAATATTTGAAGCATTCACTCAAGAGGATGTCAGCACAACCAAAAAATACGGTGGAACCGGACTTGGACTTACCATTTCTAATCGCTTGTTAGAATTGATGGGAAGTAGGCTCCAGCTGACCAGTCGCCCCAAAAGAGGAAGTACGTTTTATTTTGACCTCAAAGTAAAATGTGAAGATGGCCTCCCCTCACGCCAGGTTTATGACCTCGATTTGCAGCGTATTTTAATTGTGGATGATAATGCCAACAACCGAATGATCATCGAACGAATGCTTGCCCTTAAAGGTATTCGTACAGATCAGGCTAAAAACGGTTTTGAAGCTATTCAAAGGTTAGTAGATGGTGAGCGTTATGACGTTATCCTTATGGATTTTCAGATGCCCTATCTAAATGGAATCGATACTGCTAAAAAAATACGCACCAATTTTGTGCACCAACCAATTATATTTCTTCACAGTTCTTCAGAAGATAAGAAAATCAGCCAAGCATCCAAAGATCTGAACATCCCTCTTCGTTTGATCAAGCCCATCAAAATGCAGGATATGTTTGATACATTACTTAAAATACAGCAAAACAGTCCGGACACGATCAAAGAAACTAAAAACAAAAAAGCCTATGAAAGCCCGCTACTCAACGAAAAAAGCACCATTTTAATCGTCGAGGACAATGCCATTAACCTGCTTTTAGGGAAAACGGTCATCCATAACATCTCTCCGAAAACCAAAGTAATAGAAGCAAACAATGGCAAACAGGCCCTTGAACTGATGAAAGAAGACCTACCTGATTTGATTTTGATGGATGTTCAAATGCCCGAAATGAACGGTTATGATGCCACTAAAGCAATCAGGGAAATATATCTAAATCAAAACATATTGATCTTTGCCCTTACAGCGGGAAACTTAAAGGGAGAAAAAGAAAGGTGCCTCGAGGCAGGAATGGACGATTATATCGCCAAACCATTTGTAGAGGAAGACCTCATCCGCCTTTTAGAAAAATGGCATAAGCCCGACATTTCAGAAAAAGCAAATGGCCAAGCCAACAACTCTGGAGACCTCATTCCATTTGATATCCAAAAATTACAGCAAGTGATGGGATTTAAGGACCTTGAAGATCCAATATTCCAGCAATTGCTGGTCTTAAGTAAAAGAGAGTTGTTAAAAACTAAAGAGGCGATGGAAGCACTTCCCGCTCCTATAAACCCCGAACTTTCCCAAATCGCTCATAAACTTTACAGTTCTGCCAGTTCTTTATGCATGGAAAAGCTAGCCCGTTTATCCTCTAAGCTAGAACGTACAGCCCTTTCCAACAAAAATCCAGCCTTTACCACTAACTTGACAGCCGAAACACTACTGGAGGTGACTGAGCGTTTGGCAGACTTGGACCTATACCTAGGTGAATAG
- a CDS encoding DUF4136 domain-containing protein → MKKANLCITLTLFLFTACFSSKDFVAEYDYDYRGNFKKYKTFAFMEDTGTDSIKHIPIINKTIVSRLNSQGFSQEIEKPDILIYYKLFINQIRYRGYIQPDFDNWLSARGLDILKEEKLREERKKELEEEEEEDDEDRQKGEDYENIKYYENEGMLIIYVIDYKKNKTIWQGYTAANFDVNSPSINLDLTRATYKVMNQFRIVTNNYSYY, encoded by the coding sequence ATGAAAAAAGCTAACTTATGCATCACCCTGACGCTATTTCTATTTACGGCTTGTTTTTCATCCAAGGATTTTGTGGCTGAGTATGACTACGACTATCGCGGAAATTTTAAAAAGTACAAGACCTTTGCGTTTATGGAAGATACCGGGACTGACTCGATCAAGCATATTCCCATCATAAACAAAACCATTGTTTCTCGCTTAAATTCACAAGGTTTTAGTCAGGAAATAGAAAAGCCCGATATTTTGATATACTACAAACTTTTCATTAATCAGATTCGGTATAGAGGGTATATCCAACCTGACTTTGACAATTGGCTTTCTGCCAGGGGATTGGATATTTTAAAGGAAGAGAAATTGCGAGAAGAAAGGAAAAAAGAACTCGAAGAGGAAGAGGAAGAAGATGATGAAGATCGTCAAAAGGGTGAAGACTACGAAAATATAAAATACTATGAAAATGAGGGTATGCTGATTATCTATGTTATTGACTATAAAAAAAATAAGACCATCTGGCAGGGATATACAGCTGCTAATTTTGACGTAAACTCTCCAAGTATCAATCTTGATCTGACCAGGGCTACTTACAAAGTAATGAACCAGTTTAGAATAGTCACCAATAACTACAGTTATTATTAA
- the aceK gene encoding bifunctional isocitrate dehydrogenase kinase/phosphatase, which translates to MSTDTQPLVVHEIVSAYQKYITAFHEHTKRAPIHFRERDWDGVQLNHRQRLRLYKDCVNEVVASCKDRYGKYLKDRQFWVSVKTAFSNEINQRKDKELAESFYNSVIRKAVSDLSIDEELMFVLEGYDSCEIHPQEPLFHNYPSKWGVQKIIRKILEDFDFKAAYYQREKDVQFLVRSIREVILTRYKVDENTTTQVLKQVFYRNKAAYLIGRTFLGGKWMPFIIPFLNGPRGIYVDTLIFDPNLMSAIFSYTRSYFMVETEIPSQIVAFLNSVIRHKKVYELYNAIGFNKHGKTEFYRDFLNHLNTSDDQFIIAPGIKGMVMTVFTLPSYNIVFKIIKDHFDPPKNMTRQEVKDKYRLVSLHDRVGRMADTHEFEYFQIPLDRVHPELIKELRNTVNSLVEIKGDTLFIKHLYTERRLTPLNMYLENCDLEDAKIAVEEYGNAILQLAKANIFPGDMMTKNFGVTRQKRVIFYDYDEIEFLTKMNFRVKPKAVTFDQIYASRPWYEIAKNDVFPEDFKRFMIGRADVRPHFFEFHELLFHPDHWQEIQGRIEHGELIHAFPYPEYMRFRPEEEV; encoded by the coding sequence ATGAGTACAGACACCCAGCCGCTCGTTGTCCACGAAATAGTAAGTGCTTACCAAAAATACATCACTGCTTTTCATGAACACACCAAACGTGCTCCTATCCATTTCAGGGAACGGGACTGGGATGGCGTACAGCTCAACCATCGACAACGTCTTCGTCTGTACAAAGATTGCGTAAACGAAGTGGTGGCCTCTTGCAAGGATCGCTATGGGAAATATTTAAAGGACAGGCAGTTCTGGGTAAGTGTAAAAACAGCATTTTCCAATGAAATCAACCAACGTAAAGATAAAGAACTGGCAGAATCCTTTTATAATTCAGTCATCAGAAAGGCCGTTTCAGACCTATCCATTGATGAAGAATTGATGTTTGTCCTGGAGGGATACGATTCCTGTGAAATCCATCCCCAAGAACCACTTTTCCATAATTATCCCTCTAAGTGGGGCGTCCAAAAGATCATCAGAAAAATACTGGAAGATTTTGACTTTAAAGCAGCCTACTACCAGCGAGAGAAGGATGTCCAGTTTCTGGTAAGAAGTATCAGAGAAGTAATCCTGACCCGATACAAGGTAGATGAAAATACCACCACACAAGTATTGAAACAGGTTTTTTACCGCAATAAGGCTGCTTACCTAATTGGCAGAACCTTCCTGGGCGGTAAATGGATGCCCTTCATCATTCCCTTTCTGAATGGCCCTAGGGGTATTTATGTAGACACATTGATCTTTGATCCTAATCTCATGAGTGCGATTTTCAGTTATACACGTTCTTACTTTATGGTAGAAACTGAAATCCCGTCCCAGATTGTCGCCTTTCTAAATTCGGTCATCCGCCACAAAAAAGTCTACGAGCTCTATAATGCCATTGGCTTTAACAAACATGGCAAGACTGAATTTTACAGGGATTTTCTAAACCACCTTAATACCAGCGACGACCAATTTATCATAGCGCCAGGGATTAAAGGAATGGTAATGACGGTATTTACACTTCCTTCATACAACATTGTGTTTAAGATAATCAAGGACCACTTTGATCCGCCCAAAAACATGACCCGCCAGGAAGTGAAGGACAAATACCGCTTGGTTTCCCTTCATGACCGTGTGGGGAGAATGGCAGATACCCATGAATTTGAATACTTTCAGATTCCATTGGACAGGGTACATCCGGAATTGATAAAGGAATTAAGAAACACGGTCAATTCACTGGTAGAGATTAAAGGAGATACATTATTTATAAAACATCTATATACAGAAAGGAGACTCACTCCATTAAATATGTATCTGGAGAACTGTGATCTTGAAGATGCCAAAATCGCTGTGGAAGAATATGGCAATGCCATCCTGCAGCTGGCAAAGGCAAATATCTTTCCCGGTGACATGATGACCAAAAACTTTGGTGTGACACGACAAAAAAGAGTGATTTTTTATGATTATGATGAAATTGAATTTTTGACCAAAATGAATTTCCGTGTTAAGCCGAAGGCAGTGACCTTTGATCAGATTTATGCTTCAAGGCCTTGGTACGAAATCGCCAAAAATGATGTGTTTCCAGAAGATTTTAAACGATTTATGATAGGACGGGCAGATGTAAGGCCTCACTTTTTCGAATTTCATGAATTGCTCTTTCATCCTGATCATTGGCAAGAAATTCAAGGACGTATTGAACATGGCGAATTGATCCATGCATTTCCTTATCCTGAGTACATGCGCTTCCGTCCAGAGGAAGAAGTATAG
- a CDS encoding NUDIX hydrolase — translation MKLEEVILKLEDKIKGPLPGKAGQIKMAPRPLDNARFAQHDLTYAREGAVLILLYPNGKDCWVPFIKRPEYDGTHGGQVSLPGGKKEQKDTNLQETALRETEEEIGVPAKDVHVIGKLSQLYIPPSNFLVTPYIGFVDQVPIFIPDPREVSRVIQCDFNTLIDQNARKETTIEARNKRKIQAPYFDIDSEMVWGATAMILSELMVIWEK, via the coding sequence ATGAAATTAGAAGAGGTAATTCTCAAGCTAGAAGATAAGATCAAGGGGCCATTACCGGGAAAAGCCGGTCAAATCAAGATGGCGCCCAGGCCGTTGGATAATGCTCGGTTTGCTCAGCATGACCTTACATACGCTAGGGAAGGAGCTGTTTTAATACTGTTATATCCAAACGGGAAAGACTGTTGGGTGCCATTTATCAAAAGACCGGAGTATGATGGTACCCATGGAGGACAAGTCTCCCTCCCTGGGGGAAAAAAAGAACAAAAGGACACCAATCTTCAAGAAACGGCCCTAAGGGAAACAGAAGAAGAAATCGGAGTACCTGCAAAAGACGTGCATGTGATAGGAAAGCTATCTCAGTTATACATTCCTCCAAGTAACTTTTTAGTAACACCTTATATTGGATTTGTAGACCAGGTTCCTATATTTATTCCCGATCCACGGGAAGTTTCTAGGGTAATCCAATGTGATTTTAACACCCTTATTGATCAAAATGCCCGGAAGGAAACCACCATTGAGGCCAGAAATAAGAGGAAGATCCAAGCACCCTATTTTGATATTGACTCAGAAATGGTGTGGGGAGCCACGGCCATGATCTTAAGTGAACTTATGGTGATATGGGAAAAGTGA